Within the Catalinimonas niigatensis genome, the region TATGGTTCTATCCCTGTAATTAATGCTACTTCTATACCTCTTGATGATTGGAGAAATAAACTTAGTAAAAGAATTTTTGATATTGTTTTCTCCTTTCTAGTGGTTCTTTGCATATTTACCTGGTTAATTCCTGTGATTGCAATTATCATTAAATTTACTTCCAGAGGGCCTGTATTCTTTAAACAAAAAAGAACCGGGCTTAACAATAATATTTTTGAGTGTTGGAAGTTCAGAACAATGTATGTGAATGATGAATCTGATGCTAAACAGGCGACTAAGAATGATTCACGCGTTACACCTATTGGAAGATTTCTTAGGAAAACCAGCTTAGATGAGCTTCCACAGTTTTTCAATGTATTGCTAGGAAATATGTCAGTGGTTGGACCAAGACCTCATCCTGTGCAGTTGAATGAGCAGTATACTCCTCAAATTAGAAAGTTTGCGCAAAGACATTCTGTGAAGCCTGGTATTACCGGCCTTGCACAAGCTAAAGGTTATCGGGGTGAAACCGCTACTTTTGAAAAGATGAACAATCGCGTAAGGTTAGATCGTTTTTATGTAGAAAAATGGTTTTTCAGCCTTGATCTAAAAATAATTGTGCTTACAATTTTTTCCCTGGCCAAAGGTCAGGAAAACGCTTACTAAATATAGAAACCCTTCTTCGGAAGGGTTTTTTGTTAGTTAGAAAATAAAGCCTGCTGCCAATCCTGATAGGATGATGAAAGGAGCAGGGATACGGGTAAATTTTAGTAAGAGGAAGGTACCTATCACACATGCAGCATTTATCCAGTCTGCCGGAATTGGTTCTAAAAGTAAGAAAGTAGCAGCGATCACCATTCCTGAGCTGGCGGCTGTGATTCCTTCAAGTGAAGCTTTTATCACTCTATATTTTTTAAGCTCATCCCAAAACCTGATCATAAAGAAAATCAGGAAAGTTCCTGGCAGGAATATGCCTACAGAAGCAACCAATGCACCCAGTATCTCACCACTCATCCCGTGCTCTCGCATGGCCAATGACCCAATATATGCGCTGAACGAAAAAGTAGGGCCAGGTACTGCCTGTACCATGGCATATCCGGAAAGAAACTCTTCTGAACTGAGGTATCCCAAAAAGTTTACAAATTCAGTGTAGAGCAGGGGTATAAGCACCTGCCCTCCTCCAAAGATCAGGCTTCCATTACGATAGAAATTTTCAAACAAACGTATAGGTAGTGCTTGGGTAATTCCTCCAACAATTGCTGCAAAGATTAATATTCCTATCCATAATATCAGGTTTCCCCACTTGATAGACATCTTTTGTTTTTGTTCATGAGGATGTCTCTTCCACTTAACTGCAGTAGTGAATCCGGCTAATAACAACAAGAGAGGATAAATGAAGGGCTTACGAATAAAGAAAGATACTATCGCGGCAACCAGCATAATAATGACGCCAGTGCGGGTTGTCACTACTTTACGACTTATCGTATATGATGCATAGGCCACAAAACCTACCGCCATGGGTTGAATAAAACGTGTAAAATCCAAAGAAAACGCTTGCCTTTGAAAATGGGACACAATCAAAGCCAGAGTAGTCATGATAGTAACTGCAGGAAAAGCCCACACCAAAAGAGTAAGAAAGGCAAGTTTAGCGCCTCCTATTTTATACCCTATGGCCGTAATGGTCTGAGTTGAAGTAGGTCCCGGCAGTATCTGGCATAGTGCATATAGCTCTATCAATTCTATTTCGGTGAGATATCTCCTTTTTTCTACCATCATGCGTAAAAAAAGCGTCATGTGCGCCTGGGGGCCCCCAAAGGCACTTATAGTTACCAGAAGCACATCTTTGAGAAAGATGATATGACGAACACGCCTGACCAATAGAGCTTAGGTTTACATGTTTGCTAATTTTTTCAATTATCCTGAGAATATCTTTATTTCTTTAAGCCAATCTCAGCCAATCTTTCGTCTAAGAATTCACCGGCTGTCATATTGGTATACTGCTTAGGCTGTTCAGCACTTATGCAACTGTCCAGGCAGGTAAGATCCATATCAGAGCGGGGATGCAGAAAAAATGGAATGGAATAACGAGATGTCTTCATTTTTTCTTTGGGCGGATTGACTACCCGATGGATTGTAGACTTAAGCTTATCATTGGTAAGCCGCGCAAGCATATCACCTACATTGACAACTATCTGCTCAGGTAATGCAGTAACTGGAAACCATTTTCCATCTCTCCGCTGGATTTCCAGCCCTTCAGCACTTGCCCCCATTAGCAAAGTGATCAGATTAATATCTCCGTGTTCTGCCGCCCTCACAGCGTCAGCGGGTATGGAGTCCGGGTCTTCAATGGGAAAATAATGAATAGCTCTTAGGATACTATTGCCATTATGGACTTTTGCATCAAAATAATCTTCAGGCAGTTTCAGATATAAAGCTACTGCTTTCAAAATCTGCTGCCCGGCACTTTCCAGGGTTTTGAAGGCTCGGGAAGCATATTGCTGCATTTCAGGGAGCTCAGAGGGCCAGATGTTATCCGGATAAACTTCTTTTACCGGATCATCATTTTCTACGATCTGCCCAATCTGATAAAATTCTTTTAAATCACCGGTACTCCGGCCTTTGGCATGCTCTTTTCCTTTGCTCGTATACCCTCTTTGCCCATGAAATTCCGCACTATCATATTGTTTTTTGACCGCCTCAGGCAATGTAAAGAAATCCTGGATAGCCTGATAAAGCTTATGGCGTAATTCATCGCTGAGCCCATGATTTTTTATAGCGACAAAACCTACATGGTTAAAAGTATTTCCTAACGCTGCGACAAACTTTGTCCTTTTTTCATTGTTACCACTTCTGAAGTCTTCTAAATCCAGGGAAGGTATATTATCAAATGATGCATCTGCCATCTTTTTGCTTTTTTATTAATACTTTTCTTTAATGGGTAATTAGGCAAAATTTGTAATAACTTTGCACTTCATCAAACAAAAAAACTGTGCTATGAAAAACTTATTTTTATCTTTTACTTATTTATTTTTTCTATCTGTTATGGTCTCTTGTGGCCCCAGCAGTACCCAGGAAGAAGGCACTGACATGAGTGATACCTCTAATGTTGCCCAAGAAGAACAAATGGGAGAAGTAACTTTATCTCCTGCTCCGGAGGCTGTTGATTATTCTGATGCTATATTAGAGATGAGTTCTCCTGCTGAAGGTGAAACTATTAATGGCAACAGCGTATCATTCAATTATGATGTTACAAATTACGAATTAGGGGTGCAAACTTCTGATGCTGATCAAAAACCTTTGGCAAATTCTGCACAAGGACAGCATATTCACCTGATTTTGAATAACAATCCTTATTATGCAATCTATGAGCCTACTCACCAAATGGAACTTGACAACGGACATTATGTTGCACTTTCTTTCCTTTCCAGGTCTTATCACCAGAGCGTGAAACATCCGGAGGCTTTCACAATCTCTCAATTTACTGTAGGAGAGGGTGAAAGCGAAGAGGTGGATCTTTCTGCTCCTATGCTTTTCTATAGCCGTCCCAAAGGGACTTATACCGGCGCCGATGCCGAAACTCTGCTTTTTGATTTCTACCTAGTTAATACTGAGATTGGAGCCAATGGTAACCAAGTTCGTGTTACTGTAAATGGTGATCAGGAATTTATGGTAGATGAGTGGGCACCGATGCTACTCGAAGGTTTGCCTATGGGAGAGAATACCGTTAAAATTGAACTGGTAGACAGCGAAGGAAACCTGATTGATAGTCCTTTCAATAGTGAAGAAAGAACATTTACACTAGAAGAAGCTACAGAGGAGCCTGCTTCTTAATGTAATATCATATGTATTGTATATGAAAAAGCGGGAAATTTCCCGCTTTTTTTATTCCATCAGTTCTCGGAGTACTGTCATGGATTTGAGATCCTTAAAGCCTTCTATGTGCAATTGGTAAAATTTAATCAGATCATCCAGCAAAACTCGCCGGATAGTATTGCTGCTCTTTGTGTATTGAGTAAAGGGTAAATTTATCAGTTGGCTCAATACTGCTTCCTCTTCCTGGTAAAGCTGTGGCTTACCCACTTCTTCATACACCTGATCAAATACCTCATTGGCAGAACGGGGTTCAAAACCCAGATAACGGCTTAGCTTGATCATGAATTGTAAATGGAAATTTTCATAACCTACATGCAAATGATCAAATACCAGAAGAGAAGTATATAAAAACTCAAACATCGCATCATTTCCTTCTTCTTCTTTCAAACATTTGTTTAATAACTCAGTGATAAATAACGCTATACCTGATTTTTTAAAATCATAAGGAATAGTCTGATAGGGCTCGAGGCACTTCAATTCAGAGATGCGGTTTAGTCCGGGAGATTTTTTATAATACACCACCAGATCCAGCAAGGTAAGAGGTTGAAATAAGGATATTTTACCTTTACTTTTTTTCCCTCCCCCTCTTACACTATTGACAATATAAGATTGCAGACCAAAAGCTTCGGTGTAGATTTTGGTTACAATGGATGTTTCGCGGTACTTGATAAAGTTCAGTACAATACCTCTCGTCTTGTGCAACATATTAATTGATAACTGCTACTTTACCGACAAATGTTTGTGAACCATCTGCCGAAGCACTAAATACCAGATAAACACCGGTACCGACCCGGCTTCCGTTATAATCTTTTATATCCCAAACAGCTGTACCTCCTTCGGCCATTAGTTCTTTTACTAGTGTGCCTGTAATAGTAGTAATTTTTATGTTAGCATCCGTCACCAGGCCTTCTATACCTACATAACCAGTAAAATCCGCTGGTACCGGGTTAGGGAAAATTTTCACTGTGGCATGCGTTTCTTTTCCTTCAGTAGATGTGCCACGATAAGAAATCAGTCCCTTGTCTGTTAAAATAAATACTTCGCCACTGTTATCATTGATGGTAATGTCCAGAATATTGTCTGAGGGAAGGGGGCTGTTTGCTGTAGTGAAGTGCGCTATAAGTTCTTCGGCCGTTTCGCTAAACAACCATATTCCATCTCTGCTGCCCATCCATTTACGATTTCCTCCATCTACCGCCAGACTGGTGACAGCATCTCCAAAAAATAAAAACTGATTTTCAAAAATGGGTTTAACAGCGTTTGGAAAAGCAAAAATATCCCGCGGAGCAGGAAAATATGCTACTCCTTCATTACCTGCCAACCAAATTTGCCCCTCTCTATCTTCTACTATATCCGTAAATAAGTCTCCTGGCAAAGACGCTCTGTCGATCACCGACCTGATGGATAGACTCTCATCTTCCTGCACATCATAGGCAATAATGTTTGCTCCGCTAAGTGCTTTTACTCCTTGCTGACTGCTCAGCAGCCAGGGCATGTCATTGACAGTAAGTACCATTTCTACTGGAAAACGGCTTTCCACACTTACAGGTGCAAAAGCTTGCCAATTACTTTCCTCAACATCATAAAGATGAAGCGAGGGAGTAACATTGTAATTGGTCACCCATAGGTTGTTATTCTCCACCAATACACTACTGATGTTATCATTAGCCAAGGTGCTTTCACCGGTTTGAGAAGAAATGACATCAAAGGCCTCATTTCCGTCCCAACGGATTAAACCACTTCCGGCAGAAGCAAAGTAATAAGACTGCCCGGCAGGCAGATAATCTACATCTATCAAAGAAGCCACTGAAGATTGATCTATATATGCCTCGATACGTGCAGGATCATAATTGTTCCATTGATCTGCCTGAAAAGTAGAGAAAGCAGCCTCGGGGCTATTCAGCAGGGAAAAAATCTTTTCTCCGGCATAATGGATACTATATATATCATCACCAAGGGGACCTTCCGGAAGTAAAATCTCCTGCTGCCCGCTACTATTGATCCGAATCAACCCTCTTTCTTCATCTGCTACCCAGACTACCCCTTCTGCATCTACAACTGCCTCTGCTGGCTGAGGTGTATTAAAAACCGCTAACTCATCCGTTACTACATAAATCTGATCTCCTGCTACTGCCGCTACACTTTGTGATGTGGCCCTCAGGCTGGAGAATGCATTGTTTACCAAAAGATCGCTTAAAATCCATTGCCCGTTTTTCAAAGTATATACGCCTTCATTATCTACTGCTGCATATACATTTTCCCCATTCTGCTCAATGTATCTGATAGAAACTAGAGGTAACCCCTCGTCGGGTCCATAACGTTTCCAGCTCGCAAAGTCCTGTCGGTTTACGTTAACTGCCAAAGCATTAGAAATGACTCCTTCAGCTGTGGCGAGATATATACTATCTCTTGCAATGCTTATATCATAGACTGGAAGAGGATCACCTATTATACTTAGTCGGGTATAAGATTCGCGAATGTTGATAGTGATGTCATTTTCATTATCAATTTCCAGTACCCTTACCCCCAGGTTAGTAGCCACATACGCTAAGTTATTGCGTAAAAGCACATCGTTGATCTGCTCAGTTCTTTCAGACTCATTCAGCAATCCGAATCTCCCTATTTGTCCTGCAGAAAGTACATCTATAAGATTGCTTTTGTAGGCAAGTAAGAGCAAATCACCTTCTTCCTGATAGCTCATATCTGCAATTCCTACATCACTCAGACCATCTGATTTGGTGAGCACATTCAGCGAATTATCGGATTTTTCGTAGTAAAATAACCCGTTTTGCGCAGCACAATAGACTTTTTCTTCTGCTAATTGGAGATGACTTGCCTGCTGATAGGAGAAATGTGTACGCCATGTACCAATAGGAATATCAGCTTGTGCAAAAAGATGATGGGATATGCAAAGAACAAATAGTAGTAAACAAACAATCTCTGCCCATTTTTGCCAATTCCTGTCTCCATACCCACTACCCATTACTCTTCTTGGTGCTTAGTCGCCTGGTGTTGGATATGCTTTTCTTTCATGCCCTGGTTGAAGTGAAAGCGACATCTCGCTTCATATTGTTCTTTGGCTCCCAACATCATTTTCTCTTTCTGCCCGGTGAGTCGGAAGGAGAAAGAAGCAGGAGCACCGGATATGGCACAAATCGCATGCACTTTGGTCACATATTCAGCTACTGCCATCAGGTATGGCATAGGGCCAAAAGGTTTACCTTCATAGTCCATATCCAAGCCAGCCACAATGACGCGCTTTCCCCGATTGGCCAGTTCATTACAGACATCCACAATGCTATCATCAAAAAACTGAGCTTCATCTATACCTATTACTTTACTGTCACCGGCTTTCTCCAATATATCTTCTGCTTTTTCTACTGCAGTAGAAGCAATACGGTTTTGGTTATGAGAAACCACTTCTTCAGTATGGTAGCGGGTATCTACCGATGGCTTGAAAATCTCTACCTGTTGTCTGGCAATAATGGCTCTATTGAGCCTTCGGATCAACTCCTCAGTTTTACCCGAAAACATACATCCGCAGATAACTTCTATCCATCCCGTTTGTATATTGTCATAAGGAGCTCCTCCCACTTGTGGTTCTATAAACATGAATCTTGAGAAATTAAGGTGAAGTGAAACCTTTGCCTTGCTACACTTTGATAATATGATTTACTTTAGCGAGTTAATTAACTGACAGGTAGCGCTTTTGTACAAATGAAATAAATATCCTTATGGAGAGCAAATTAAAAAAAGAAGCAGTTAAACAATATAGTAAAGCATTTAGTGATAAAATTTGTCGACAAGCATTCCAACAAAAAGGTAAGCTAAATGGACAGGATATCCTGACATTGACATCAATTAAGCAGATTAACCTATTCGTCATCAAAGAACTGTTTGTACACTGGAAAACGGAGGTTGAACGTCTCAAAAGCCCATATTTTAATTACGAAGCTGAAGAAGTGAAATCTGCACTAGCCAGCTTTATGGACATTGTCTCCCAAAATATCTTAATAGATCATTCTCACTTGCGCCCATTGCTGGAAAAGGCGGTTGAAGACACGCTCTACCTGCTCTTGGCTCCTTATGATTATTACTACCTCTTGCTTACCCATTCAGACAGAAGCTCATGGACAGTAGCTGAACTGGAAGAAGTTTTGAAATATGTCAGGATTAATCGCTCCTTACTTGAACGTTTGGTGAGTCGCTGCCACCAGGAATCACTACCTTCCATTAGTATAAGCCGAGTATCTGAATTGTTTAATCATGTATTTGATCAGTTGAATGAGCCCCCCGAAGATACTGAGCCTTATATCAAGCAATTCAATGAGCAGTTGCCATTAAACATGGAAGAATTATTCTCAAATATTGTTGAGCCGAAATCAGTGGCGCAACCTATTCAAAGTCCTAAGCAAGAAGAAACTAAAAGTGAAGAAAACAAAGACCTCAACCGGCGTACCTTGAATGATTACTTGAACAAAACTGATCGCTCTACCTTAGCTGATATACATCAGCAGAGGAAAATTGAGAGCTTATCCCGGCACATCAGTGTCAATCAGAAGTTTATGTTTATCAGAGAGCTTTTTAATAACGAACCCGAGGCTTTTCGGCAAACAGTAGAACAACTAGACAGTCAAAATTCATACGCAGAGGCGGTAAATCTGATCAGGCGAGATTTAGCTCAGAAATATCGGTGGAAAATGGACTCGGAGGAAGTATTGGAGTTTATGGAATTGCTCTCCAAACGTTTTTAAGCTGCGCGTGTCAGTATCTGCATCCGATGGGCATCTAATTTTACTAAAATGAATAGCAGAATGGTAAAAGCCCAAAGTGATGAACCCCCATAACTAAAGAAGGGAAGAGGGATACCTACTACGGGAAACAAGCCAATGGTCATTCCGATATTGACAGCAAAGTGGAAGAAAAGAATACCCGCCACACTATAGCCGTATACTCTGGCAAAGGTGGCTTTTTGTCTTTCAGCGATCACTGTGACTCTGATGAGTAAAAGCACGAAAAGCGTAATCAGCAATAGACTTCCGAACCACCCATGCTCTTCGCCAATCGTACAGAAGATAAAGTCAGTGCTTTGTTCGGGTACAAAGTCAAATTTAGTTTGAGTACCTTCAAGAAAACCTTTTCCCCACATACCTCCCGAACCGATGGCAATTTTGGATTGAGTTACATTCCAGCCATAGCCTAAGGGATCTCCTTCAGGGTTAATCAGCGCCTTGATACGGTTTTGTTGGTGAGGCTTGAACACATCTGTAATCACATAATCTACACTAAAGATTACGCCCATAATAGCAACTGCTGAGGCTCCGATCACGATAATCCGCTTGGTTTTACGAGCATTAATCCCGATAAGTAAAAAAGCGGTAACGATGACAGCGATCATGAGATAGAGCTGAGGGACAAACAAAGTCAGTATGAAAAGAACTGCTGCTGCTATGCCAATCCCTAATAATACAGGTGAGAACCCTTCACGGTAAAAGGCGAGCAGAAAAGCGCTAAACACCATTGCTGTACCAGTATCTCCCTGAAGTATAATCAGTATGGCTGGCAAGCCAATGATAGCAAAGAGGATAATTTGGGGCCTGAGGTTATAAAATAGTTT harbors:
- the chrA gene encoding chromate efflux transporter; this translates as MVRRVRHIIFLKDVLLVTISAFGGPQAHMTLFLRMMVEKRRYLTEIELIELYALCQILPGPTSTQTITAIGYKIGGAKLAFLTLLVWAFPAVTIMTTLALIVSHFQRQAFSLDFTRFIQPMAVGFVAYASYTISRKVVTTRTGVIIMLVAAIVSFFIRKPFIYPLLLLLAGFTTAVKWKRHPHEQKQKMSIKWGNLILWIGILIFAAIVGGITQALPIRLFENFYRNGSLIFGGGQVLIPLLYTEFVNFLGYLSSEEFLSGYAMVQAVPGPTFSFSAYIGSLAMREHGMSGEILGALVASVGIFLPGTFLIFFMIRFWDELKKYRVIKASLEGITAASSGMVIAATFLLLEPIPADWINAACVIGTFLLLKFTRIPAPFIILSGLAAGFIF
- a CDS encoding isopenicillin N synthase family dioxygenase is translated as MADASFDNIPSLDLEDFRSGNNEKRTKFVAALGNTFNHVGFVAIKNHGLSDELRHKLYQAIQDFFTLPEAVKKQYDSAEFHGQRGYTSKGKEHAKGRSTGDLKEFYQIGQIVENDDPVKEVYPDNIWPSELPEMQQYASRAFKTLESAGQQILKAVALYLKLPEDYFDAKVHNGNSILRAIHYFPIEDPDSIPADAVRAAEHGDINLITLLMGASAEGLEIQRRDGKWFPVTALPEQIVVNVGDMLARLTNDKLKSTIHRVVNPPKEKMKTSRYSIPFFLHPRSDMDLTCLDSCISAEQPKQYTNMTAGEFLDERLAEIGLKK
- a CDS encoding phosphopeptide-binding protein; protein product: MKNLFLSFTYLFFLSVMVSCGPSSTQEEGTDMSDTSNVAQEEQMGEVTLSPAPEAVDYSDAILEMSSPAEGETINGNSVSFNYDVTNYELGVQTSDADQKPLANSAQGQHIHLILNNNPYYAIYEPTHQMELDNGHYVALSFLSRSYHQSVKHPEAFTISQFTVGEGESEEVDLSAPMLFYSRPKGTYTGADAETLLFDFYLVNTEIGANGNQVRVTVNGDQEFMVDEWAPMLLEGLPMGENTVKIELVDSEGNLIDSPFNSEERTFTLEEATEEPAS
- the recO gene encoding DNA repair protein RecO, which translates into the protein MLHKTRGIVLNFIKYRETSIVTKIYTEAFGLQSYIVNSVRGGGKKSKGKISLFQPLTLLDLVVYYKKSPGLNRISELKCLEPYQTIPYDFKKSGIALFITELLNKCLKEEEGNDAMFEFLYTSLLVFDHLHVGYENFHLQFMIKLSRYLGFEPRSANEVFDQVYEEVGKPQLYQEEEAVLSQLINLPFTQYTKSSNTIRRVLLDDLIKFYQLHIEGFKDLKSMTVLRELME
- the porZ gene encoding type IX secretion system anionic LPS delivery protein PorZ, with the translated sequence MGSGYGDRNWQKWAEIVCLLLFVLCISHHLFAQADIPIGTWRTHFSYQQASHLQLAEEKVYCAAQNGLFYYEKSDNSLNVLTKSDGLSDVGIADMSYQEEGDLLLLAYKSNLIDVLSAGQIGRFGLLNESERTEQINDVLLRNNLAYVATNLGVRVLEIDNENDITINIRESYTRLSIIGDPLPVYDISIARDSIYLATAEGVISNALAVNVNRQDFASWKRYGPDEGLPLVSIRYIEQNGENVYAAVDNEGVYTLKNGQWILSDLLVNNAFSSLRATSQSVAAVAGDQIYVVTDELAVFNTPQPAEAVVDAEGVVWVADEERGLIRINSSGQQEILLPEGPLGDDIYSIHYAGEKIFSLLNSPEAAFSTFQADQWNNYDPARIEAYIDQSSVASLIDVDYLPAGQSYYFASAGSGLIRWDGNEAFDVISSQTGESTLANDNISSVLVENNNLWVTNYNVTPSLHLYDVEESNWQAFAPVSVESRFPVEMVLTVNDMPWLLSSQQGVKALSGANIIAYDVQEDESLSIRSVIDRASLPGDLFTDIVEDREGQIWLAGNEGVAYFPAPRDIFAFPNAVKPIFENQFLFFGDAVTSLAVDGGNRKWMGSRDGIWLFSETAEELIAHFTTANSPLPSDNILDITINDNSGEVFILTDKGLISYRGTSTEGKETHATVKIFPNPVPADFTGYVGIEGLVTDANIKITTITGTLVKELMAEGGTAVWDIKDYNGSRVGTGVYLVFSASADGSQTFVGKVAVIN
- a CDS encoding thymidine kinase → MFIEPQVGGAPYDNIQTGWIEVICGCMFSGKTEELIRRLNRAIIARQQVEIFKPSVDTRYHTEEVVSHNQNRIASTAVEKAEDILEKAGDSKVIGIDEAQFFDDSIVDVCNELANRGKRVIVAGLDMDYEGKPFGPMPYLMAVAEYVTKVHAICAISGAPASFSFRLTGQKEKMMLGAKEQYEARCRFHFNQGMKEKHIQHQATKHQEE
- the rodA gene encoding rod shape-determining protein RodA; the encoded protein is MRENNNLVNRIDWGVVLLYFLLVGLGWLNIFAVVYDAQQDQSIFDTSLNSGKQLIWIATSVVLFAVIMLTDFRFYDSFAYFIYGGMILLLVFVLLFGTEVAGSKSWFSIGSFRLQPAEFAKFTTALAVAKFISTDSKLFYNLRPQIILFAIIGLPAILIILQGDTGTAMVFSAFLLAFYREGFSPVLLGIGIAAAVLFILTLFVPQLYLMIAVIVTAFLLIGINARKTKRIIVIGASAVAIMGVIFSVDYVITDVFKPHQQNRIKALINPEGDPLGYGWNVTQSKIAIGSGGMWGKGFLEGTQTKFDFVPEQSTDFIFCTIGEEHGWFGSLLLITLFVLLLIRVTVIAERQKATFARVYGYSVAGILFFHFAVNIGMTIGLFPVVGIPLPFFSYGGSSLWAFTILLFILVKLDAHRMQILTRAA